In Paraburkholderia bryophila, a single genomic region encodes these proteins:
- a CDS encoding phosphoribosyltransferase, with the protein MVQGVPMIAMKDPRNDDKNLWVGWDEYHRLIELLALQVHESGWKFDKILCLARGGLRVGDQLSRIYDLPLAILATSSYREAAGTEQGDLDIAQYITMTRGELHGNVLLVDDLVDSGVTLARVQQHLKERYPAITAVRSAVLWYKGCSNVKPDYSVQYLPTNPWIHQPFEEWDTVRPHNLGAWIKRGMAQAQESSGQ; encoded by the coding sequence ATGGTTCAAGGTGTACCCATGATTGCGATGAAAGACCCGCGCAACGACGACAAGAACCTGTGGGTCGGCTGGGACGAATATCACCGGCTGATCGAACTGCTGGCGCTGCAGGTGCATGAGTCGGGCTGGAAGTTCGACAAGATCCTGTGCCTCGCACGCGGCGGTTTGCGCGTGGGCGACCAGCTCTCGCGCATTTACGATCTGCCGCTGGCGATTCTCGCCACGAGTTCGTATCGCGAAGCGGCCGGCACGGAGCAGGGCGATCTCGACATCGCGCAATACATCACCATGACACGCGGCGAGTTGCACGGCAACGTGCTGCTGGTCGACGACCTGGTCGATTCGGGCGTGACGTTGGCGCGGGTTCAGCAGCATCTGAAGGAACGCTATCCGGCGATCACCGCGGTGCGTTCGGCGGTGCTCTGGTACAAGGGCTGCTCGAACGTGAAGCCCGACTACAGCGTGCAGTATCTGCCCACCAATCCGTGGATTCATCAACCGTTCGAGGAATGGGACACGGTGCGTCCGCATAACCTCGGCGCGTGGATCAAACGCGGTATGGCGCAAGCGCAGGAGTCGTCGGGGCAGTGA
- the hfq gene encoding RNA chaperone Hfq codes for MSNKGQLLQDPFLNALRKEHVPVSIYLVNGIKLQGNIESFDQYVVLLRNTVTQMVYKHAISTVVPARPVNFHPDSEQS; via the coding sequence ATGAGCAACAAAGGGCAATTGTTACAAGACCCGTTTTTGAACGCACTGCGTAAAGAGCATGTGCCGGTGTCGATCTACCTGGTCAACGGCATCAAGCTTCAAGGGAACATCGAATCGTTCGACCAGTACGTCGTGTTGCTCCGGAATACGGTCACCCAGATGGTCTACAAGCACGCAATCTCCACGGTCGTGCCAGCCCGTCCGGTGAATTTCCACCCGGATTCCGAACAGTCCTAA
- a CDS encoding ATP phosphoribosyltransferase regulatory subunit: MSTWLLPENIADVLPSEARKIEELRRHLLDRFRSYGYEMVMPPLLEYIESLLTGGGHDLNLRTFKLVDQLSGRTLGLRADITPQVARIDAHLLNRQGVTRLCYAGNVAHTRPRGLHATREQIQIGAEIYGHAGLEADLEIQQLMLDALRLAGLAKVRLDLCHAGVLAALIEAEPVAAELGQSLYDALAGKDVPRLVELTANLTPVTRDALRALPALYGDASVLAEARARLPNAPAISRALDDLAFLASQVDGAEVMIDLADLRGYAYHSGVMFSAYVDGVPNAVARGGRYDHVGQAYGRARAATGFSLDLREVARISPVEARSSAILAPWQHDDALRVSVAALRDAGEVVIQALPGHEHDLDEFAFDRVLVEHNGAWVVEPRA, encoded by the coding sequence ATGTCGACCTGGTTACTTCCCGAGAATATTGCCGACGTGCTGCCGTCGGAAGCCCGCAAGATCGAAGAACTGCGGCGCCATCTGCTGGACCGTTTTCGCTCGTACGGCTACGAGATGGTCATGCCGCCGCTGCTCGAATACATCGAGTCGCTGCTGACCGGCGGAGGGCACGATCTGAATCTGCGCACCTTCAAGCTGGTCGATCAGTTATCCGGGCGCACGCTCGGTCTGCGCGCCGACATCACGCCGCAGGTTGCGCGTATCGACGCGCACTTGCTGAACCGTCAGGGCGTGACGCGTCTTTGCTATGCGGGCAACGTCGCGCATACGCGGCCGCGCGGCCTGCATGCCACGCGCGAGCAGATCCAGATCGGCGCGGAAATTTACGGTCACGCCGGCCTCGAAGCTGACCTCGAAATCCAGCAACTGATGCTCGACGCGTTGCGTCTGGCCGGCCTCGCGAAAGTGCGGCTCGACTTGTGCCACGCGGGTGTGCTGGCCGCGCTGATCGAAGCGGAACCGGTCGCGGCGGAGTTGGGCCAGTCGCTCTACGACGCGCTTGCCGGCAAGGACGTGCCGCGCCTCGTCGAGCTGACCGCGAACCTCACGCCGGTCACGCGCGACGCGTTGCGCGCGCTGCCCGCGCTGTACGGCGACGCGTCGGTGCTCGCGGAAGCGCGCGCCCGTCTGCCGAACGCGCCGGCCATTTCGCGCGCGCTCGACGATCTCGCGTTCCTCGCGAGCCAGGTGGATGGCGCCGAAGTGATGATCGATCTGGCGGATCTGCGCGGCTATGCGTACCACAGCGGCGTGATGTTCTCCGCGTACGTGGACGGCGTGCCGAACGCGGTGGCACGCGGCGGCCGTTACGACCACGTCGGACAGGCCTACGGCCGCGCGCGCGCGGCAACCGGCTTTTCGCTCGATCTGCGCGAAGTGGCGCGGATCTCGCCGGTCGAAGCACGCAGCAGCGCGATCCTCGCGCCGTGGCAGCACGACGACGCGTTGCGCGTCAGCGTCGCCGCATTGCGCGATGCCGGCGAAGTCGTGATCCAGGCGCTGCCGGGTCATGAACACGATCTGGATGAATTCGCTTTCGATCGCGTGTTGGTCGAACACAACGGCGCATGGGTCGTCGAACCGCGCGCGTGA
- a CDS encoding DUF2065 domain-containing protein, translating into MDIAGSLLLAIALMLIIEGMFPFVFPSAWRDTFRKIAERPPHQIRVGGLIVMALGLILLFIVT; encoded by the coding sequence ATGGATATAGCCGGCTCGTTACTGCTTGCGATCGCGTTGATGCTGATTATCGAGGGGATGTTTCCCTTCGTTTTTCCGAGCGCCTGGCGCGACACGTTCCGTAAAATAGCGGAACGCCCGCCGCATCAGATTCGCGTCGGCGGGCTGATCGTGATGGCGCTTGGGCTGATCCTGCTGTTTATCGTGACCTGA
- the bamB gene encoding outer membrane protein assembly factor BamB: MNLLKRYAVPVACAMTVLTLAACSSTKDERRVPTPLTEFKPVLDVQQAWKASVGKAGRYLFSPVAVGNAVYAAGANGSVAKIDAQTGKDIWRVKLHDDLSAGVGSDGTLAAVGGLKGDVYVLGADGKQLWTAKAPGEIISPPLVGNGLVVVRTVDGQIVAFNAQTGEQKWNYRNRAVPLNLRVSSGMTFAGDAAVLAGFPGGSFAAINLQTGDNYWQTPVSYPKGVTEVERINDVTGPPTLVGSETCAVTFQGQIGCFDANSGRALWEKAFSSTSGLAQDDRAVVAADDWSVVSAFDVTSGAPLWKNDKLKNRELGVPYLLGRAAVLGDYQGYVHFLSRDDGTLVARVKTDGSPITAAPVLAGDTLVVLTHDGDLYGYRPR, from the coding sequence ATGAATCTGCTGAAACGTTACGCTGTGCCCGTTGCCTGTGCGATGACCGTGCTCACCCTGGCGGCTTGCTCATCCACGAAAGACGAACGCCGCGTGCCGACGCCGCTGACCGAGTTCAAGCCCGTGCTCGACGTGCAGCAGGCCTGGAAGGCGAGTGTCGGCAAGGCGGGCCGTTATCTGTTTTCGCCGGTCGCGGTTGGCAACGCCGTGTATGCGGCGGGTGCGAACGGTTCGGTCGCGAAGATCGACGCGCAAACCGGCAAGGACATCTGGCGTGTGAAGCTGCATGACGATTTGTCGGCGGGCGTCGGTAGCGACGGCACGCTGGCTGCGGTCGGCGGCCTGAAGGGCGACGTCTACGTGCTCGGCGCGGACGGCAAGCAGTTGTGGACCGCCAAGGCGCCGGGCGAAATCATCTCGCCGCCGCTGGTCGGCAACGGCCTCGTGGTGGTGCGCACGGTCGACGGTCAGATCGTCGCGTTCAACGCGCAAACCGGCGAGCAGAAGTGGAACTATCGCAATCGCGCGGTACCGCTGAACCTGCGCGTATCGTCGGGTATGACGTTCGCGGGCGACGCGGCGGTGCTGGCCGGTTTCCCGGGCGGCTCGTTCGCGGCCATCAATCTGCAAACCGGCGACAACTACTGGCAGACGCCGGTGTCGTATCCGAAGGGCGTGACGGAAGTGGAGCGTATCAACGACGTGACCGGTCCGCCCACGCTGGTCGGTTCGGAAACCTGCGCGGTGACGTTCCAGGGCCAGATTGGCTGTTTCGACGCGAACTCGGGCCGGGCGCTGTGGGAGAAGGCGTTCTCGAGCACGAGCGGTCTGGCGCAGGATGACCGCGCGGTCGTCGCGGCTGACGACTGGTCGGTCGTCTCGGCGTTCGATGTCACCAGCGGCGCGCCGCTGTGGAAGAACGACAAGCTGAAGAACCGCGAACTCGGCGTGCCGTACCTGCTGGGCCGTGCCGCTGTGCTGGGCGACTATCAGGGTTACGTGCACTTCCTGTCGCGCGACGACGGCACGCTCGTCGCCCGTGTGAAGACCGACGGCAGCCCGATCACCGCGGCGCCGGTGTTGGCCGGCGATACGCTGGTCGTGCTGACGCACGACGGTGACCTGTACGGCTACCGCCCGCGTTAA
- the hflC gene encoding protease modulator HflC — translation MNKIIALVVAVVIVLFAASSTVFVVDQRHLAVLSSHGDSAPTLLGPGLHVKLPPPLQTVTLVDNRIQSLDAPDEDRYVTSDKTDLLANPVVKYRVTDPLKLIAETKGDVQSLPDRLALLSRSALGDAFGKVTLSDALAKQQAVADEARGAMDKAAASLGVSVVDVQLTRVDFPAAMADSVYKRMIAAREQIAADERAKGTAEADQIKAEAVGQQQAILADGYRQAQTIKGEGDAKAAEIAAEAYGADPQFYQFYQSMQAYKNTFKPGDVIVVDPSSEFFRFMRSPTGGTAPDAPAVPRKH, via the coding sequence ATGAACAAGATCATTGCGCTCGTCGTGGCTGTCGTCATCGTGCTGTTCGCGGCGTCGTCGACGGTATTCGTTGTCGATCAGCGGCATTTGGCGGTGTTGTCGTCGCATGGCGACTCGGCGCCGACGCTGCTCGGCCCCGGCTTGCACGTCAAACTGCCGCCGCCGTTGCAAACCGTCACGCTGGTCGATAACCGCATTCAGTCGCTCGACGCGCCGGACGAAGACCGTTACGTCACGTCCGACAAAACCGATCTGCTGGCCAATCCGGTCGTCAAATATCGTGTCACCGATCCGCTGAAGCTGATCGCAGAAACCAAGGGCGATGTGCAAAGCCTGCCGGACCGTCTGGCGCTGCTGTCGCGCAGCGCGCTCGGCGACGCATTCGGCAAGGTCACGCTGTCCGACGCGCTGGCCAAACAGCAGGCCGTCGCCGACGAAGCACGTGGCGCGATGGACAAGGCCGCGGCTTCGCTGGGCGTGTCGGTCGTCGACGTGCAACTGACGCGCGTCGATTTCCCGGCAGCCATGGCCGACTCGGTCTACAAGCGGATGATCGCCGCCCGCGAGCAGATCGCGGCCGACGAGCGCGCCAAGGGCACCGCCGAAGCCGACCAGATCAAGGCGGAAGCGGTGGGCCAGCAGCAGGCGATTCTCGCGGACGGCTACCGTCAGGCGCAGACCATCAAGGGCGAGGGCGATGCGAAGGCCGCGGAAATCGCTGCCGAAGCGTATGGCGCCGACCCGCAGTTCTACCAGTTCTATCAAAGCATGCAGGCGTACAAGAACACCTTCAAACCGGGCGATGTGATCGTGGTCGACCCGAGCAGCGAGTTCTTCCGCTTCATGCGTAGCCCGACCGGCGGCACCGCCCCGGACGCTCCCGCGGTCCCGCGCAAACACTGA
- the der gene encoding ribosome biogenesis GTPase Der, translating into MKPVIALVGRPNVGKSTLFNRLTRSRDALVADLPGLTRDRHYGEGRAGDRPYLVVDTGGFEPVAKEGIMHEMARQTRQAVEESDIVVFICDGRNGLAPQDKTIADYLRKVGRPIFLVVNKAEGMKYSNVAADFYELGLGDPRAISSAHGDGVTEMINEALEVAYAGQPEESDEEKAAHGVKIAIVGRPNVGKSTLINSLVGEERVIAFDMPGTTRDSIYVDFERQGKPYTLIDTAGLRRRGKVFEAIEKFSVVKTLQSISDANVVILLLDARQDISEQDAHIAGFVVEQGRALVVGVNKWDGLDSHVRERTKADLERKLKFLDFAKFHFISATENTGIGPLMRSVDDAYKAAMAKLPTPKLTRALIEAVEFQQPRRRGPVRPKLRYAHQGGQNPPLIVIHGNALDAITDTYKRYLENRFRETFKLIGTPLRIEFRSSTNPYADKG; encoded by the coding sequence ATGAAACCCGTTATTGCCCTCGTTGGGCGCCCCAATGTGGGGAAATCCACGCTATTCAACCGGCTCACGCGTTCGCGTGACGCGCTGGTTGCCGACCTGCCCGGTCTCACCCGCGATCGCCACTATGGCGAAGGGCGCGCCGGCGACCGGCCGTATCTGGTCGTCGATACCGGCGGCTTCGAGCCGGTCGCGAAAGAAGGCATCATGCACGAGATGGCGCGTCAAACGCGCCAGGCGGTCGAGGAATCGGACATCGTCGTGTTCATCTGCGACGGTCGTAACGGCCTTGCGCCGCAGGACAAGACCATCGCCGATTACCTGCGCAAGGTCGGCCGGCCGATTTTCCTCGTCGTCAACAAGGCGGAGGGGATGAAGTACAGCAACGTCGCCGCCGACTTCTACGAACTCGGCCTCGGCGACCCGCGCGCAATTTCGTCCGCGCACGGCGATGGCGTGACCGAAATGATCAACGAAGCGCTCGAGGTCGCCTACGCGGGCCAGCCGGAAGAGAGCGACGAAGAGAAAGCGGCGCACGGCGTGAAGATCGCGATCGTCGGCCGCCCGAACGTGGGTAAGTCGACGCTGATCAATTCGCTGGTCGGCGAAGAACGCGTGATCGCATTCGACATGCCCGGCACCACGCGCGATTCGATCTACGTCGACTTCGAACGCCAGGGCAAGCCGTACACGCTGATCGACACGGCCGGCCTGCGCCGTCGCGGCAAAGTGTTCGAGGCGATCGAGAAGTTCTCGGTGGTGAAAACACTGCAGTCGATCTCCGACGCGAACGTCGTGATCCTGCTGCTCGACGCGCGCCAGGACATTTCGGAACAAGATGCGCACATTGCCGGCTTCGTGGTCGAGCAGGGCCGCGCGCTGGTGGTAGGCGTGAACAAGTGGGACGGACTCGATTCGCATGTGCGCGAGCGCACCAAGGCCGACCTCGAGCGCAAACTAAAATTTCTCGACTTTGCGAAATTCCACTTCATTTCCGCGACGGAAAACACGGGGATTGGCCCGTTGATGCGCTCGGTGGACGACGCGTACAAGGCTGCGATGGCCAAGCTGCCGACGCCGAAGCTCACGCGCGCGCTGATCGAAGCGGTGGAGTTCCAGCAACCGCGTCGCCGCGGTCCGGTGCGTCCGAAACTGCGCTATGCGCACCAGGGCGGACAGAACCCGCCGCTCATCGTGATTCACGGTAACGCGCTCGATGCGATCACCGACACGTATAAACGCTACCTCGAAAACCGCTTCCGGGAAACTTTCAAGCTGATTGGGACTCCATTGCGCATAGAGTTCAGATCGTCGACGAACCCTTACGCGGACAAAGGCTGA
- the hflK gene encoding FtsH protease activity modulator HflK, translating to MNDYNERSIWLRMRAMLSLNDPRWGRGDGNGDRQRPNEPKRPPTKDGEGPPDLDEMWRDFNRRLSRVFGRKGGGGTGGGRPDNGRGARIGVGIVIGVLVAVYLGSGVFVVQDGQAGVVMQFGKYRYTAGQGVHWRLPYPFEAHELVNIGQIRQVEIGRNNVVRLANVKDASMLTHDADIVDVRFAVQYQVRKPTDYLFRSTDPDQSVMQAAQAAVRSIVGARSTSEILDQDRETIRQQLMASIQQSLDEYQSGLAVTGVTIQGVQVPDQVQAAFDDAAKVRQENDRAKRDAQAYAADLLPRAQADVTRQIDEAKTYSDKTVAQAQGDAERFKQVYAQYSKAPAVIRERMYLETMQQIYSNTTKVFVDSKSGNNVLYLPLDKLVEQTRQRVADAAVAASGASAAAASQGAGGAASPSAAPSVAPSAAAPGSVASAPAAAVAATPASQAAASSDALRSRDSFRSRMREDDVQ from the coding sequence GTGAACGATTACAACGAGCGGAGTATCTGGCTGCGCATGCGCGCCATGCTTTCACTGAACGATCCGCGCTGGGGCCGGGGCGACGGCAATGGCGACCGGCAACGGCCGAACGAACCCAAGCGTCCGCCGACCAAAGACGGCGAAGGTCCGCCCGATCTCGACGAAATGTGGCGTGATTTCAACCGTCGTCTGAGCCGCGTGTTCGGCCGCAAGGGCGGCGGCGGTACGGGCGGTGGCCGGCCGGATAATGGCCGCGGCGCACGCATCGGCGTGGGCATCGTGATCGGCGTGCTGGTGGCCGTTTATCTCGGCAGCGGTGTGTTCGTTGTGCAAGACGGACAAGCCGGCGTCGTGATGCAATTCGGCAAGTATCGCTACACCGCCGGGCAGGGTGTGCATTGGCGTCTGCCGTATCCGTTCGAAGCGCATGAGCTCGTCAATATCGGCCAGATCCGTCAGGTCGAGATCGGCCGCAACAACGTGGTGCGTCTCGCGAACGTGAAAGACGCGTCGATGCTCACGCACGACGCGGATATCGTCGACGTGCGCTTCGCGGTGCAGTACCAGGTGCGCAAGCCGACGGACTATCTGTTCCGCAGCACCGATCCCGATCAAAGCGTGATGCAGGCCGCCCAGGCGGCAGTGCGTAGCATCGTCGGTGCGCGCAGCACCAGCGAGATTCTCGATCAGGATCGCGAAACGATTCGCCAGCAACTGATGGCGTCGATCCAGCAATCCCTGGATGAATATCAGTCGGGCCTCGCGGTGACCGGCGTGACGATTCAGGGCGTGCAGGTACCCGACCAGGTGCAGGCCGCGTTCGACGACGCCGCCAAGGTGCGTCAGGAAAACGATCGCGCCAAACGCGACGCGCAGGCCTATGCGGCGGATCTGCTGCCGCGCGCGCAAGCCGACGTGACGCGTCAGATCGACGAGGCGAAGACCTACAGCGACAAAACCGTCGCTCAGGCGCAAGGCGACGCCGAGCGCTTCAAGCAGGTCTACGCACAGTACTCGAAAGCGCCCGCTGTGATTCGCGAGCGCATGTACCTGGAAACCATGCAGCAGATCTATTCGAATACGACCAAGGTGTTTGTGGACAGCAAGAGCGGCAACAACGTGCTGTATCTGCCGCTCGACAAGCTGGTCGAGCAGACCCGCCAGCGTGTGGCCGATGCCGCAGTCGCTGCGTCGGGCGCTTCGGCGGCTGCCGCATCGCAAGGGGCGGGTGGTGCCGCTTCGCCGTCCGCGGCGCCGTCGGTTGCTCCGTCGGCCGCCGCGCCGGGCAGCGTGGCCTCCGCACCCGCCGCTGCCGTGGCTGCAACGCCCGCCAGTCAGGCTGCAGCCAGCAGCGACGCGCTGCGTTCACGCGACTCCTTCCGCAGCCGTATGCGCGAAGACGACGTTCAATAA
- a CDS encoding adenylosuccinate synthase yields the protein MSASAVNVNPGRNVVVVGTQWGDEGKGKIVDWLTDHAQGVVRFQGGHNAGHTLIIGGKKTILRLIPSGIMHPGVACYIGNGVVLSPEALFKEIGELEAAGVDVQNRLFISEATTLILPYHIAIDQGREARRGASKIGTTGRGIGPAYEDKVARRGLRVQDLFEPEIFAERLRENLDYHNFVLTQYLGVAAVDFQQTLDTMLSYADRLKPMVTDVSRRLYDANAAGSNLLFEGAQGTLLDIDHGTYPYVTSSNCVAGAATAGAGVGPQKLNYILGITKAYCTRVGSGPFPSELYDADNAARQEAIGLELATVGKEFGSVTGRPRRTGWLDAAALRRSIQINGVSGLCMTKLDVLDGLAEVKLCVGYTVDGQSVDLLPRGASEVARCEPVYETFAGWKESTVGIKEWDKLPANARAYLSRVQEVAGIPIDMVSTGPDRDETILLRHPFKV from the coding sequence ATGTCTGCCAGCGCAGTGAATGTGAACCCCGGGCGTAACGTCGTCGTCGTGGGGACCCAATGGGGTGATGAAGGCAAGGGCAAGATCGTCGACTGGTTGACGGACCACGCTCAAGGCGTCGTTCGCTTCCAGGGCGGTCACAATGCCGGTCACACGCTTATCATCGGCGGCAAGAAAACGATCTTGCGTCTGATTCCGTCGGGCATCATGCATCCCGGCGTCGCGTGCTACATCGGCAATGGCGTCGTGTTGTCGCCGGAAGCTCTGTTCAAGGAAATCGGCGAGCTCGAAGCCGCCGGGGTCGATGTTCAGAATCGCCTCTTCATTTCCGAAGCCACCACCCTGATCCTGCCGTATCACATTGCCATCGACCAGGGCCGAGAAGCGCGCCGTGGCGCGAGCAAGATCGGCACCACCGGCCGCGGCATCGGCCCGGCATACGAAGACAAGGTGGCACGTCGCGGCTTGCGCGTGCAGGACCTGTTCGAGCCGGAAATCTTCGCCGAACGTCTGCGTGAAAATCTCGACTATCACAACTTCGTGTTGACGCAATACCTGGGCGTCGCCGCTGTCGACTTCCAGCAAACGCTCGACACGATGCTGAGCTATGCCGATCGTCTGAAGCCGATGGTCACCGACGTGTCGCGCCGTCTGTACGACGCGAACGCCGCGGGCAGCAATCTGCTGTTCGAAGGCGCGCAAGGCACGTTGCTCGACATCGACCACGGCACGTATCCGTACGTCACGTCGAGCAATTGTGTGGCGGGCGCCGCCACCGCGGGCGCCGGCGTCGGTCCGCAAAAGCTGAACTACATTCTCGGCATCACCAAGGCGTATTGCACGCGCGTCGGTTCGGGCCCGTTCCCGAGCGAACTGTACGACGCGGACAACGCCGCCCGTCAGGAAGCGATCGGCCTTGAACTGGCCACGGTCGGCAAGGAATTCGGCTCGGTCACCGGCCGTCCGCGCCGCACCGGCTGGCTCGACGCCGCCGCGCTGCGCCGCTCGATCCAGATCAACGGCGTGTCGGGTCTGTGCATGACCAAGCTCGACGTGCTCGACGGTCTCGCCGAGGTGAAGCTGTGCGTCGGCTACACGGTCGACGGTCAGTCGGTCGACCTGCTGCCGCGCGGTGCGTCGGAAGTCGCGCGTTGCGAGCCGGTGTACGAAACCTTCGCGGGCTGGAAGGAAAGCACGGTTGGCATCAAGGAATGGGACAAGCTGCCGGCGAATGCGCGCGCGTATCTGTCGCGTGTGCAGGAAGTCGCGGGCATTCCGATCGACATGGTGTCGACCGGTCCGGATCGCGACGAGACCATTCTGTTGCGTCATCCGTTCAAGGTTTAA
- the hflX gene encoding GTPase HflX has translation MINAALVGIDFGKIDFEASLEELSLLAQSAGANPLVTLTGRRSSPDAKMFVGSGKAEELRLACEANDIELVIFNHALAPAQQRNLEQALNRRVIDRTSLILDIFAQRARSHEGKLQVELAQLQYLSTRLIRAWTHLERQKGGIGLRGPGETQLETDRRLIGERIKALKTRLEKLRRQHGTQRRARSRNQTMSVSLVGYTNAGKSTLFNALTKAQAYAADQLFATLDTTSRRVYLGDEAGQVVVSDTVGFIRELPHQLVAAFRATLEETIHADLLLHVVDASSAVRLDQIDQVNEVLHAIGADNVRQVLVFNKIDAVPELAARGDAVERDEYGNISRVFLSARTGQGLDTLRAAIAEIATAEPLPDTHLDLSEEDRSAVPRDDRKVPELGH, from the coding sequence TTGATCAATGCAGCGCTTGTCGGCATCGACTTCGGTAAGATCGATTTCGAAGCCAGCCTGGAAGAACTCAGTCTGCTCGCGCAAAGCGCGGGCGCGAATCCCTTAGTCACCCTCACCGGGCGCCGGTCCAGTCCGGACGCGAAGATGTTCGTCGGCAGCGGCAAAGCCGAAGAACTGCGTCTCGCGTGTGAGGCGAACGACATCGAACTCGTCATTTTCAATCATGCTCTGGCGCCTGCGCAGCAGCGCAATCTGGAGCAAGCGCTTAACCGGCGCGTGATCGATCGCACCAGCCTGATCCTCGACATTTTTGCGCAACGCGCCCGCAGCCACGAAGGCAAGTTGCAGGTGGAGCTCGCGCAGTTGCAGTATCTGTCGACGCGACTAATCCGCGCATGGACCCACCTTGAGCGGCAGAAAGGCGGTATCGGTTTGCGCGGTCCTGGTGAAACGCAGCTCGAAACCGACCGCCGTTTGATCGGCGAGCGCATCAAGGCGCTCAAGACGCGGCTCGAAAAATTGCGTCGTCAGCATGGCACGCAGCGCCGCGCGCGCAGCCGCAATCAGACCATGTCGGTATCGCTGGTCGGCTATACGAACGCTGGTAAATCCACGCTGTTCAACGCGCTCACGAAGGCCCAGGCCTACGCCGCCGACCAGTTGTTCGCGACGCTGGATACGACCTCGCGGCGCGTCTATCTGGGCGATGAAGCGGGGCAGGTGGTGGTGTCCGATACGGTCGGCTTCATCCGTGAATTGCCTCACCAACTGGTGGCGGCATTCCGCGCCACGCTCGAGGAAACCATTCACGCCGACCTGCTGTTGCATGTGGTCGACGCGTCGAGCGCGGTGCGGCTCGATCAGATCGATCAGGTGAACGAGGTGTTGCACGCGATCGGCGCGGACAATGTCCGTCAGGTGCTGGTGTTCAACAAGATCGACGCGGTGCCGGAGTTGGCGGCCCGTGGCGACGCGGTTGAGCGGGATGAGTATGGTAATATTTCGCGCGTCTTTTTGAGCGCGCGCACGGGGCAAGGTCTGGATACATTGCGCGCTGCTATCGCTGAGATCGCTACTGCCGAACCTCTTCCCGACACGCATCTCGATCTGTCGGAAGAAGACCGGTCGGCAGTTCCGCGCGACGACCGCAAGGTCCCAGAACTCGGGCACTGA